The Clavelina lepadiformis chromosome 1, kaClaLepa1.1, whole genome shotgun sequence genome segment AATCGAAAAACATATCCGCAAAATGATAGCTAACGAAATGGCACATACTCAATGACAAAAGTTCCTTAAATTACTGCAATGAAGCTACGCCAATAAAAGTCAGAAGCAACAAAGTAATTTTGCCAAAAAGTTCATTTTTGACGTTATGAATATATGCAATCGTACTTCCTAGGTTTCCTGGATCACCACCTAAACCACCATCATTTACCAGAGCAAGAAAAACACATACAAGCACAAATACGCCCTTCACAAAGTTCAAGCTGCCCAGATCAATCAAGTATGTACCAGTCTGTACTGAGACCACAATAAGCACACTATACCCCACAAGTGAAATGCAGCAAACTGGACTGTGCATAATGATAGCCATAAACGTGCAACTGGACGGCGAAATTAGACGACAGATCAGTGATGGGGAACGTTTGGCAAGCGAATCGCCACGACTTCATGGTCGAATTAGAGATTCAACTtggaaaaaaaacttaaatgtaAATATCTAACCATTTTGTTCAGGCTTTATCGAAGGAAAGCATTTTTAGCCATCTCACTATAGTAATTGATAACCACTGCAAAACAGACCATTTAACTGGAATTCATAAAATTCTCGTAGCCCGCCTAAGACAAATAACTATCTAAAGAATTGTCCACGAAAAAAGGTTCCCCAAACCTGCGTTATATGCTAAGTGTTACCGAAAGTATATATGAAGCCTAAACCCACTTAAGCAAGAAATTTAAGGACAACAATGCTACCGTTATTCACATAGGACACAAGCAAGCAttaaaattcagaaaaaaatgtccaTAAAAATACATACTGTATGGCGAAGTAGCAATTAAAACGAGGTGCTTTACGTGATCATTGTGCCACATTAGCAACAGAACTGCTTCTCACGATGAGCCAATTTGCACTAAAGAATATACCACCTTTAATAAAAGTTATGTATTATTTTGCAAGGTCAgttcaaaaaatttgaaattacacAACATTATCAGAAATTTTGATTTGCATATAAAATTActgtgtcatatgtgtttacAACATTTCAGAATAATATTTCATGCTACTATCAAGTATCAATGTTTGAAAGTCATATGTAAATAATGTAAAATGCGTggtatttcaaataaaatcttGTGCCAAGACATAAtgtgataaaataaacttaacacCGCTGTCGTTGATTGCCCCACTAAATGTCAAAAAATGGCtgcattttattaatttttcttcAGTTTGCCTGAATGTGTTCCATTGCCAACGTCGTCAGATTTTTtctctgtaaaaaaataaaacatggtAAGATAAAACAGGATTTTGAGGTTTGAAGCGGACAAGTGGTAATGGGTATTTCTTTACAACAACGTTATTTAAAGGTATTTTCGTCTGATGACCACCAAGACATTCCGCAAACGAATTCAACTTACGTGACTTTTTAGATTGCCTTGGTTTTGTCATAGACAGGGCGGCAGTTTTCTTTTTCACTAACTTCTCCTCCCTTCTTCGGCGCACCTGCAGTTGAAGGAATGGCCACATCAACCACGCTTGTAGAAGACACAGACTGGACAGTGATGTCATCCTGAACAAACAATCGAACATCCAAATTTGGAAATTAGGTATGAAACTCTGAACAAATCAATGAGAAAACATACAAAGAATAACTACGATCTAGtacagcgtggtccaacttcttttcatcgcgggccaaaatcagaaaatttttttatcttgcgggccaatgtttttaaattagaactgaagaaatgtgaaattagaactgaaaaacaatgtgacattgatattagaactgaaatgagaactgaaaaaagttttcattttttattaaacctgaaattagaatagttcaaaatttagctataaaatgctgatcaatgtgacatctgcagtcgaggttcttcctcgacaatagccactctcaaagctgactatcagttcgcgggccaaaataTCGGTACTCGCGGGCCAACttaggcccgcgggcctgcagttggaccacgctgatctAGTATATAAtgcattcaaacaaaaatgtgcAGTAGATACTAAGgcaaattattgaaatatctccgtaatattttaacattaaaCAAGAGATTAAATAAAAACTCTTCAGTTTTACCGTATAAAAAAGGAGTTGTAATTTCCAGAAGCAAAATCTATTCCTTGATTCTCAGCGCGGCCAAGCCCAAaccaaaacattaaaaatccCAAAACTAAGGTAAATAATCTGACCACTGGAAACACAATACCCCAGAATTTAAACCTAAACATAAAAAGTGAACATAATGTAGTCAACGGATTGGTGTGCTTGCAATACCTTCAACATATTGATCAGTTAAAATCTCAAAGAATTACAAGCATACTTTTGGCTGTCATACGTTTTACGCTAATATTGCACTTCAAAGATTACCCATATTTGGCAATGTCGTTTTTCTCAGCATAGTACAACATGCGTGAAGCATGGAAGACTCCTTCAGCCATGTAATGCATTGCCATGAGAATGACTGAAACTCTccaaaaactttgaaatacaaaagcaaaacaatatttgacattgcaataaaataagCGATTTCTTGCATTAACGTGACAAGAATGCTAATCTTGATAGAGAGCATTACATAATTATGTTTGATCGAAAAACAACTTACTGCAAAATATAGGCACCAGCTATAAATGCAAGATGCAGGGAATAATACTGAACCCGAGCAGGAACTTCCTCCTTGCGAGCTTTTTGAAAATACAATTCAGGATACATATGAACCCAGTAGGCAATCTGTAAAATTAACACAACAGCAGCTAAATTTACTTGACCATATAAAAGGGTAAAGTATAAAAGCAAGATGTGCCGCTTATCTTACCAAGACCACCAGGtgttaaaaatcaaaacaaacctGTGCAAtgagaaaaagtttgttttcccATTTCATTATGGAGTGTGGATATCCCTCCCACAGTGATgcaagattttgaaaaaaaccactctaatgaaaaaagttatttacatTAGACTTGAGTCTAAAGCATTACTTACAGATAAGCAATTAAGTAAtttatatactatatatatctgttatatacagtatgtatATTATTTACCAAACCTGaacacaaaacatgaaaaatagaCAGAAAACCTGAATGAGCTGATGGATAGCCCATCCCGCAGATACAATGCACCAAACCACAATCTGACCGGATTCATTGAACTTGCTATTCTTTGTTTTTGACAGATGCAGCTTTCGCGAAATTTTCTATGACATAAGCACTCATAAA includes the following:
- the LOC143455147 gene encoding translocating chain-associated membrane protein 1-like; translation: MGMPRKKPKNPPVMSHEFVIQNHADILACVAIVIVLGLVSEATAKISRLFIFLQYGIVKNATEGEKELNEYQASEYERGIFDIFTVMFAALMIAVVHAVIQEYFLDKISRKLHLSKTKNSKFNESGQIVVWCIVSAGWAIHQLIQSGFFQNLASLWEGYPHSIMKWENKLFLIAQIAYWVHMYPELYFQKARKEEVPARVQYYSLHLAFIAGAYILHFWRVSVILMAMHYMAEGVFHASRMLYYAEKNDIAKYGFKFWGIVFPVVRLFTLVLGFLMFWFGLGRAENQGIDFASGNYNSFFIRMTSLSSLCLLQAWLMWPFLQLQVRRRREEKLVKKKTAALSMTKPRQSKKSQKKSDDVGNGTHSGKLKKN